One window of Arthrobacter oryzae genomic DNA carries:
- a CDS encoding NUDIX hydrolase gives MADQTDHPGEPIAVTAAGALPWRASKDKLEVLLIHRPRYDDWSWPKGKIDPGETIPECAVREIEEEIGLTATLGIPLPPIHYHVSAGLKVVHYWAVGVNGAVLRPDGKEVDSVMWCSPEKAAALLSNPGDIAPLEHLVAAHARKELDTWPLLVVRHAKAKPRSSWTKAEGDRPLAATGQRQAQAVRRLLHVWKPLRVHSSPWQRCVATIAPYAKSADAKVKLHDALTEHRHARSPKKTAAVVESLFDKQRAIALCTHRPALPTVIKQLGEHMNGRLRALLPSADPYLAPGEVIVCHVARGSNHKIVAVEQFRPFDD, from the coding sequence ATCGCGGACCAGACAGACCATCCCGGGGAGCCGATCGCCGTTACCGCGGCAGGCGCCCTGCCTTGGCGCGCCAGCAAGGACAAGCTCGAAGTCCTGCTGATCCACCGCCCCAGGTACGATGACTGGTCCTGGCCCAAGGGAAAGATCGATCCCGGGGAGACCATACCGGAGTGCGCCGTCCGTGAGATCGAAGAGGAAATCGGGCTCACGGCCACGCTGGGCATTCCCCTTCCGCCCATCCACTACCACGTGTCCGCAGGCTTGAAGGTGGTCCACTACTGGGCCGTGGGTGTGAACGGCGCCGTCCTGCGTCCGGACGGCAAGGAAGTGGACAGCGTGATGTGGTGTTCACCGGAAAAGGCCGCCGCCCTGCTGAGCAATCCCGGTGACATTGCTCCGCTTGAGCACCTCGTGGCGGCCCACGCGCGCAAGGAACTGGATACCTGGCCGCTGTTGGTGGTCCGGCACGCAAAAGCTAAGCCCCGCTCGTCCTGGACCAAGGCCGAAGGGGACCGTCCCCTCGCGGCCACCGGGCAGCGGCAGGCGCAGGCCGTCCGCAGGCTGCTCCACGTGTGGAAACCGCTCCGCGTGCACTCGAGTCCGTGGCAACGCTGCGTGGCCACCATTGCCCCTTACGCCAAGTCTGCGGACGCCAAGGTGAAACTTCATGATGCCCTGACGGAGCACCGCCATGCACGGAGCCCGAAGAAGACCGCCGCCGTCGTGGAGTCACTCTTCGACAAACAGCGTGCCATTGCCCTGTGCACGCACCGTCCCGCGTTGCCCACAGTGATCAAGCAGCTCGGTGAGCACATGAACGGCCGGCTGCGCGCCCTCCTGCCGTCAGCCGACCCCTACCTTGCCCCGGGGGAAGTCATCGTGTGCCACGTGGCCCGCGGCAGCAACCACAAGATTGTGGCCGTGGAACAGTTCAGGCCCTTCGACGACTAA
- the mshD gene encoding mycothiol synthase, translated as MSPAHPENWPVLVTKGGVDDELLRDFTSLAAAAEESDGNPPLSEQTFVTLRAGESGSHSLLALALYAPDEDSDPATAQDLAGFAVVVEEPDGTGVLEVAVHPSYRNQGVADRLIATLKASRGFDGLTAWSHGNHEAAADLAAKYGYAPVRELWKMRLTTSASDLPDAGLPENVALRAFVPGRDEEAWLAANKAAFGHHPEQGNMTRQDLDARMAEDWFDPAGFLLAVDPGGRILGFHWTKVHPRHGSHPAIGEVYVVGVTPEAQGMGLGKALTVAGIKYLQDKGLHAVMLYTDADNAPAVSLYRGLGFTRWDADVMYGPKNGG; from the coding sequence ATGAGTCCTGCGCATCCCGAGAACTGGCCCGTGCTCGTCACCAAAGGCGGAGTGGACGATGAACTGCTCAGGGATTTCACCTCCCTCGCCGCGGCTGCCGAAGAATCGGACGGAAACCCGCCCCTGTCCGAACAGACTTTTGTGACGCTTCGCGCGGGCGAGTCCGGCAGCCACTCGCTCCTGGCCCTGGCGCTCTACGCCCCGGATGAGGATTCGGATCCCGCCACCGCCCAGGACCTGGCCGGGTTCGCGGTGGTGGTTGAGGAACCTGACGGCACGGGCGTGCTGGAGGTGGCAGTCCACCCCAGCTACCGGAACCAGGGGGTGGCAGACAGGCTGATCGCCACGCTGAAGGCATCGAGGGGCTTCGACGGGCTCACGGCCTGGTCCCACGGGAACCACGAGGCGGCAGCCGACCTCGCGGCCAAGTACGGCTACGCCCCCGTCCGGGAATTGTGGAAGATGCGGCTCACCACCTCCGCCTCTGACCTGCCCGACGCCGGGCTCCCGGAAAACGTGGCCCTGCGCGCCTTTGTTCCGGGCCGGGATGAAGAAGCCTGGCTGGCAGCGAACAAGGCCGCCTTCGGCCACCACCCCGAACAGGGCAACATGACCAGGCAGGACCTGGACGCCCGGATGGCCGAAGACTGGTTCGACCCGGCCGGCTTCCTGCTGGCCGTGGACCCGGGCGGGCGGATCCTCGGCTTCCACTGGACCAAGGTGCACCCCCGCCACGGCAGCCATCCGGCGATCGGAGAGGTCTATGTGGTGGGCGTGACGCCGGAGGCCCAGGGCATGGGCCTCGGCAAGGCGCTGACGGTGGCCGGCATCAAATACCTCCAGGACAAGGGCCTTCACGCGGTGATGCTGTACACCGATGCGGACAACGCGCCGGCCGTTTCCCTGTACCGCGGACTCGGCTTTACGCGGTGGGATGCAGACGTCATGTACGGGCCTAAAAACGGCGGTTAA
- a CDS encoding winged helix-turn-helix transcriptional regulator: protein MSHILLLTNSTGSSVDILPALELLNHRVHILPAEPTALLETDPCDVVLLDARKDLVGARSLTQLLKATGLSAPLMLILTEGGMAAVSSAWAVDDILLDSAGPAEVEARIRLSVARAVPEQEDTPTEIRAAGVVIDEASYTARVNGAPLNLTFKEFELLKYLAQHPGRVFTRQQLLTEVWGYDYYGGTRTVDVHVRRLRAKLGADHENLISTVRNVGYRLTLVRQPEEELTEA, encoded by the coding sequence ATGTCGCACATCCTGCTACTGACGAACAGCACCGGGTCATCGGTGGACATTCTGCCTGCCTTGGAACTACTGAACCACCGCGTACACATCCTCCCTGCCGAGCCCACCGCGCTGCTGGAAACGGACCCCTGCGATGTTGTCCTGCTGGACGCGCGCAAGGACCTGGTGGGAGCGCGGTCCCTCACACAGCTGCTCAAGGCCACCGGGCTGAGCGCGCCCTTGATGCTGATCCTCACCGAAGGCGGCATGGCCGCCGTCTCCTCGGCCTGGGCCGTGGATGACATCCTGCTCGACTCCGCGGGTCCGGCTGAAGTCGAAGCCCGCATCCGGCTCTCAGTGGCCCGCGCCGTCCCGGAGCAGGAGGATACGCCCACCGAAATCCGCGCTGCCGGCGTCGTCATTGACGAAGCAAGCTACACGGCGAGGGTCAACGGGGCTCCCCTTAACCTGACGTTCAAGGAATTCGAACTCCTGAAGTACCTGGCGCAGCACCCCGGCCGGGTGTTCACCCGCCAGCAGCTGCTCACCGAGGTGTGGGGCTATGACTACTACGGCGGCACCCGCACAGTGGACGTCCACGTCAGGCGGCTGCGCGCCAAGCTCGGTGCCGACCACGAAAACCTGATCAGCACGGTCCGCAACGTCGGCTACCGACTGACTCTGGTCCGGCAGCCCGAAGAGGAACTGACGGAGGCTTAG
- a CDS encoding RNA degradosome polyphosphate kinase has product MQPEPAGIATSEAKVLPVRARFGSSEVPASRATQDRIDIPEFAPNLEPEGDISPDRFLDRELSWLAFNARVLELAEDPDLHLLERVSFLSIFASNLDEFFMVRVAGLKRRIATGLAVPSPAGLSPMQVLDQIGEAAHRLAQRHARIYAEQIRPALAYEHIHLMHWDELDDQAKDQLSAMFAEKVFPILTPLAVDPAHPFPYISGLSLNLAVVVRNPVSDKELFARVKVPDQLPRLISIDGPRAGSVPGRVARFIALEEVIAVHLDQLFAGMEVLEHHTFRVTRNEDVEVEEDDAENLLQALEKELLRRRFGPPVRLEVTNDINPNIRALLIRELGVEESEVYSVPAPLDLRGLSVIAGIDRADLHYPKHVPHTSRYLNESETSKAANVFAAMRRRDILLHHPYDSFSTSVQAFLEQAAADPKVQAIKQTLYRTSGDSPIVDALIDAAEAGKQVLALVEIKARFDEQANISWARKLEQAGVHVVYGIVGLKTHCKLSLVVRQEVDGLRRYCHIGTGNYHPRTARYYEDLGLLTANEQVGEDLSKLFNQLSGYAPKSTFKRLLVAPRSVRSGLIDRIEKEIRNAKAGISARVQIKVNSMVDEAIIDSLYRASQAGVNVDVIVRGICSLRPGIPGLSENITVRSVLGRFLEHSRVFAFANGGEPVVYIGSADMMHRNLDRRVEALVQLTSGDDTSYVLDMLRRYMDPETSSWHLDSQGEWTRHHIGDDGRLLEDVQSWLLASRSRQRPTVRR; this is encoded by the coding sequence ATGCAACCGGAACCTGCCGGAATCGCCACGTCTGAGGCCAAGGTGCTCCCGGTGCGCGCCCGCTTCGGGTCCTCCGAAGTACCGGCTTCCCGCGCCACGCAGGACCGGATCGACATTCCCGAGTTCGCACCCAACCTTGAGCCCGAGGGCGACATCAGCCCGGACCGCTTCCTGGACCGTGAACTGAGCTGGCTGGCCTTCAACGCCCGTGTGCTGGAGCTTGCCGAGGACCCCGACCTCCACCTCCTGGAGCGCGTCAGCTTCCTCTCCATCTTTGCCTCCAACCTGGACGAGTTCTTCATGGTCCGCGTCGCCGGGCTGAAACGACGGATCGCCACCGGGCTGGCCGTCCCGTCACCGGCCGGCCTGAGCCCCATGCAGGTACTGGACCAGATCGGCGAAGCGGCGCACCGGCTCGCGCAGCGCCACGCCCGGATCTACGCCGAACAGATCCGGCCGGCGCTTGCCTACGAGCACATCCACCTCATGCACTGGGACGAACTGGATGACCAGGCCAAGGACCAGCTCAGCGCGATGTTCGCGGAGAAGGTCTTCCCGATCCTGACACCGCTCGCGGTGGACCCCGCACACCCGTTCCCGTATATTTCGGGGCTGTCCCTGAACCTGGCCGTTGTCGTCCGCAATCCGGTGAGCGACAAGGAACTTTTCGCCCGGGTCAAGGTTCCGGACCAGCTTCCGCGGCTCATTTCCATCGACGGCCCGCGCGCAGGCTCGGTGCCCGGCCGGGTGGCCCGCTTCATCGCCCTCGAAGAAGTCATTGCCGTCCACCTGGACCAGCTGTTCGCCGGCATGGAGGTCCTGGAGCACCACACGTTCCGCGTCACCCGCAACGAGGACGTTGAGGTGGAAGAGGACGACGCCGAGAACCTGCTGCAGGCGCTGGAGAAGGAACTGCTGCGCCGCCGGTTCGGCCCGCCCGTCCGGCTCGAGGTCACCAACGACATCAACCCGAACATCCGCGCCCTCCTGATCCGCGAACTGGGGGTGGAGGAATCCGAGGTTTACTCCGTTCCGGCACCGCTGGACCTGCGGGGCCTGTCCGTCATTGCCGGGATTGACCGCGCGGACCTGCACTACCCGAAGCATGTGCCGCACACCTCGCGTTACCTGAACGAATCGGAAACGTCCAAGGCGGCAAACGTGTTCGCGGCCATGCGCCGGCGGGACATCCTCCTGCACCACCCCTACGATTCCTTCTCCACGTCCGTCCAGGCTTTCCTGGAGCAGGCCGCGGCGGACCCGAAGGTGCAGGCCATCAAGCAGACGCTGTATCGCACGTCGGGCGACTCCCCCATCGTCGATGCCCTCATCGACGCGGCAGAGGCAGGCAAGCAGGTCCTGGCCCTGGTGGAAATCAAGGCCCGGTTCGATGAACAGGCCAACATCTCCTGGGCGCGGAAACTGGAACAGGCCGGCGTGCACGTGGTGTACGGCATCGTGGGCCTGAAGACCCACTGCAAGCTTTCCCTCGTGGTTCGCCAGGAAGTGGACGGCCTGCGTCGCTACTGCCACATCGGCACCGGAAACTACCACCCGCGCACGGCCCGCTACTACGAGGACCTCGGTCTGCTGACAGCCAACGAGCAGGTGGGCGAGGATCTCTCCAAGCTCTTCAACCAGCTCTCCGGCTACGCTCCGAAGTCCACGTTCAAACGGCTCCTGGTGGCGCCCCGTTCAGTGCGTTCCGGACTCATTGACCGGATTGAAAAGGAAATCCGCAACGCCAAGGCGGGCATTTCAGCCAGGGTGCAGATCAAGGTCAACTCCATGGTGGACGAGGCGATCATCGATTCGCTCTACCGTGCGTCGCAGGCAGGCGTGAACGTTGACGTGATCGTCCGCGGCATCTGTTCGCTTCGCCCCGGCATCCCCGGGCTGAGCGAAAACATCACGGTGCGCTCGGTGCTGGGACGGTTCCTGGAGCACTCGCGGGTCTTTGCCTTCGCCAACGGCGGGGAGCCGGTGGTCTACATCGGTTCCGCGGACATGATGCACCGCAACCTCGACCGGCGGGTGGAGGCGCTGGTGCAGCTCACCAGCGGCGATGACACGTCCTACGTGCTGGACATGCTCCGTCGCTACATGGACCCGGAAACGTCCAGCTGGCATCTGGACAGCCAGGGCGAATGGACCCGGCACCACATCGGCGACGACGGCAGGCTCCTGGAGGATGTCCAGTCCTGGCTGCTCGCGTCCCGTTCCCGCCAGCGCCCGACCGTAAGGCGGTAA